The DNA window gatagttcatccaaaaattaaaattctttcatgtcgtttcaaacctgtatgaccttTTTTCTTTCGTGGAACAATATGGTTTGGACcccaacatttttaaaaataccttCTTGTGTTCCTGTttgaaataaattcatacagttTTGAAACATCATGACTCAATTTTTCCTTTAAGTTaagtattttaaagggttagtttacccaaaaatgaaagttcttcATTAATTACTAACCCACATATACacctacacctgtaagaccttcattcatcttcagaacacaaattaagatatttttgatgaaatccgatggctcagtgaggcctgtatcgccagcaagataattaacactttcagatgcccagaaagctactaaagacatatttaaaacagttcatgtgactacagtgtttcaaccttaatgtcatgaagcgacgagaatatttttttgtgccaaaaaacaaaaacaaaatagcaactttattcaacaatatctagtgatgggcgatttcaaaacactgcttcatgaagcttcgaagctttacgaatcttttgtttcaaatcagtggttctatggaatggtgaaccattgaaatttcaaaacacttatgacgtaacgaagcctcgtttactgaaatcacgtgactttggcagtttgatccGCGTTCCATACCACTGATTCAatacaaaagattcgtaaagcttcaaagcttcatgaagcagtgttttgaaatcgcccatgactagatattgttgaataaagttgctatttagtttttttggtgcacaaaaagtattctcggcgcttcttaacattaaggttgaaccattgtagtcacatgaactgttttaaatatgtctttagtacctttctgggcattgaaagtgttaattatcttgctggcaatgcaggcctcattgatccatcagattttatcaaaaatatcttaatttgtgttcgaaggtcttaagggtgtggaacgacatgagggtgagtaattaatgacagattttaaattttttgggggtaaactaaccctttaaaatcatAAAGGCTTATAATCTACAAACAATATTCATTATCTGTGCTCACAAGAACAACATTTTTGAAATGCATGGACTTAATGCAGTCATACTGTTTCGGGGGATTACGTTTATTGTATTACTGTCAGTTGCATCTGCATCAATTCTGAGTCACATATGACCCTGCCTTTTCCATTCCAATCCTTAGAAATTTCAGAGTAGGAGAGTGTCAGACCACAACTGCACCGCATCTGACGCAGTCGTAAACCAGCACAGGTGGGAAATTGTGCATCGGTGAGATGCAAAACTTTACACACAATCGGGCGGAAGTCTAAATTACTTTCTGCAAACTATGTCAATCGAGGTCACTAGCATTAACAAAAGACAACGTGGGGGCTGAAATACAGTGGTCAGAATCATATTCAGCAAGACTTTAATTCAGCATACTAATATATACCTTTTTGATCTGAATAAATGTGAGACGTCTGTCAAAGAAAGTAGGTTATGTTAGTAACTTGGTTGCTAAGGTGCAGTAAACACAATAATATGCGGCCACAAATGTATCTAGACACGTCAAACATGTATGAATTCCATTGCATTAGATATAGATGGAACGTGTCCATAGTTCTGACATCGGTGACTCCATAAATCCATTAAAATTCACCAGTTGGTGAAACTTTATTGGAAAAATGCCTCCGAAAATTGATGTTACATCTGAGAAAAATCTCTTGAAGCATTTGTTTAGAGGTACATATATTGTTATCTTATGTAATAAGTGCATCATATTTAAACAtgtatgactttttttgtgtggaataaGATTTTTGTCTTAAATACAAAGAATGTCAGTGGGGTCCAATCTTTAGTGGAACATATCAATAGTTCTGCTATGACATCAATGACTTCTTACATTCACTAAAATTCACTTTGggtccagaaaaaaaaaaaaaaaagagcctcAGAAAGGTGAATTCCAGAAGAAAATGCTTATATCGCATCTTAGAATGAAACAAAATACTGTCTGCTTTTGAATAAAATTGTGAAGTCTATAGGTGCatcatattgtttaaaaacaaaaagcattgtGATACTCAATACCGAAAAGGATTTTTGCTGACACATTGAATATGACGACATAAATACCATCAAAGGCTAAAAATTCATCACAGGAAACGTACCTAAACCACTGCGGATGACGAACAGACCTCTCTATATAAACTGCACTTACCACTGCAAATGTAGGACAGCTAGACATAGGACTGACAGAAGACATCTGAAAAGATAAAGTCAAAACCTTGAGTCAAATGAATGCAACAATGTCATCGGCGTTAAACATCCAGTTCCTCGTGGTGAGTATTGCTGAAATGTTAGAAGATGGCCTGCTATCTATACTGGCGATTTTTGTTGCTGAAGTCACAATAAAGAGTCTGAAATGACAGTGTTTGTGTTTCACAGGTGGCTTGTGTGATGGGGCTCGTTTTAATATCATTTGGAGCTGAGGGGGCACCTTCGAAACATCTTCCGAAGAAAGGAAGCGGCCAGCACAGGTCATCAGATGAATCGGATCCGTCCTCATCATACCGGTTGATCTTGGATTCTGAGTTCAAAGCGGCCAAACCGATCCGCTCATTAAACAACGACTCCATCTCTCCATGGACCTACACGTAAG is part of the Chanodichthys erythropterus isolate Z2021 chromosome 18, ASM2448905v1, whole genome shotgun sequence genome and encodes:
- the il17a/f1 gene encoding interleukin 17a/f1 — encoded protein: MNATMSSALNIQFLVVACVMGLVLISFGAEGAPSKHLPKKGSGQHRSSDESDPSSSYRLILDSEFKAAKPIRSLNNDSISPWTYTFTHDENLYPSSIAEAKCSLTGCLIDESEDYLSQPIYTQIMVLRRIRGEKHNYSFRIEYKTIAVGCTCIRPYVEHV